From the genome of Papaver somniferum cultivar HN1 chromosome 2, ASM357369v1, whole genome shotgun sequence, one region includes:
- the LOC113352098 gene encoding F-box protein At3g07870-like: MENLHSDTLENILSRIPIEEALHAKRVSKTWRAILRYRTSEKAGFFFAFSRGRIGIDEVIREELFYEDEYDHYDHTKMNYYYTRKTLSKIEHGSFATKAPTRDIMVGSCNGLVCFCKFNGDARVAEAAEPFLVCNPLTGESAVLPKYNYELHWDTANQKIPCGGRRLTSGFGYCPSTNKYKVVTIYYSDANKNHAYTVGGEWRYIGYIDRHIYTFLSGIYPNGTLYWLQKILDMVQESEVVAFDMQDEKFDYIALPSSGDLEYETSFVAWRE; the protein is encoded by the coding sequence ATGGAGAATCTTCACAGTGATACGTTAGAAAACATACTTTCTCGAATACCTATTGAGGAAGCTTTACATGCCAAACGTGTATCCAAAACTTGGAGAGCAATCCTCCGTTATAGGACTAGTGAAAAGGCAGGTTTCTTTTTCGCTTTCTCTCGTGGGAGAATTGGCATCGATGAGGTAATTAGAGAAGAACTTTTCTATGAAGATGAGTATGATCATTATGATCATACAAAGATGAACTATTACTACACTCGCAAGACTCTTTCAAAGATAGAACACGGCAGTTTTGCTACGAAAGCCCCCACGAGGGATATCATGGTCGGGTCttgcaatggtttggtttgttttTGCAAATTTAATGGAGATGCCAGAGTCGCAGAAGCCGCAGAACCTTTTCTAGTATGCAACCCCTTAACGGGAGAATCTGCCGTTCTTCCCAAATATAACTATGAATTGCATTGGGATACAGCAAACCAAAAGATTCCCTGTGGTGGTCGTCGTTTAACAAGTGGGTTTGGCTACTGTCCTTCAACGAATAAATACAAGGTTGTTACAATATATTACTCGGATGCAAATAAGAATCATGCGTATACTGTTGGGGGTGAGTGGAGATACATTGGATATATCGATCGTCATATATATACTTTTTTGTCAGGCATCTACCCAAATGGAACACTTTACTGGTTGCAAAAAATTCTTGATATGGTACAAGAAAGTGAGGTTGTAGCCTTTGATATGCAAGATGAGAAGTTCGATTACATCGCATTGCCAAGTTCTGGAGATCTTGAATACGAAACTTCCTTCGTTGCTTGGAGGGAATGA
- the LOC113349296 gene encoding glutathione hydrolase 3-like, producing MGQQEESCTSPLLGCYVDPPNNNHDHHQQHQSRERRRSNWYRIVCVSIAILTTIILVGVGANSIIWGLGDESLYDIKYEKTKEANEGSAVESEHGVVAADDGRCSEVGAAALRDGGHAVDAAVATALCLGVVHPMSSGIGGGGFIVVRDSSTSKNQAYDCRETAPLAASQDMYAKNPTAKSRGALSMGVPGEIAGLHEAWLRHGRLPWSKLIQPAIKLAKDGFLVTRCLAKYIKNDENKIMADPGLIKVYAPNGNLLQDGDTCYNIELGNSLEMIAKQGPRAFYNGIVGEKLVQDVKKSGGILTMEDLRNYKVDVMDAMSVDVMGFTILGMPLPSSGTLGLSLVLNILNSYGLADFEKSPLGLHRLIEAMKHMFAIRMNLGDPKFVNTRQYESEMLSPSFAAMLRHKIFDNTTFPPDYYLNKWSQLQDHGTSHFCIVDAERNAVSMTTTVNSGFGGGVLSPSTGIVLNNEMDDFATPTEETEDGLPPAPANYIQPNKRPLSSMTPIIILKGNQLAGVIGGSGGMYIIPAVLQVFLNRFIIGMEPLPAIQHPRVYIKLIPNVVFYENWTTICGEHIEFSEENKSFLRDRGHALMSKAGGAITQLVVQTFQTPARRELEGNDHHQGVHNGILTAVSDPRKDGKPAAV from the exons atgGGGCAACAAGAAGAAAGCTGCACAAGTCCACTGTTGGGCTGCTATGTTGATCCACCAAACAATAATCatgatcatcatcaacaacatcagagcagagaaagaagaagaagtaactGGTACAGAATTGTCTGTGTTTCGATTGCTATCTTAACAACAATTATAC TGGTAGGAGTAGGTGCTAATTCGATTATATGGGGATTGGGAGATGAGAGCCTTTATGACATCAAGtatgagaaaacaaaagaagcTAACGAGGGAAGCGCAGTTGAGTCTGAGCATGGGGTTGTTGCTGCAGACGATGGCCGTTGCTCAGAAGTTGGTGCAGCGGCACTTAGGGATGGTGGACATGCTGTTGATGCTGCAGTGGCGACCGCATTGTGTCTAGGTGTTGTACATCCAATGTCGAGTGGGATTGGTGGTGGAGGATTTATAGTGGTAAGAGATTCATCAACCTCAAAAAACCAAGCTTATGACTGCAGAGAGACTGCGCCTTTAGCTGCATCACAG GACATGTATGCAAAGAATCCAACGGCCAAGTCTCGTGGTGCATTGTCAATGGGTGTACCAGGTGAGATAGCTGGACTTCATGAAGCATGGTTAAGGCATGGAAGATTACCTTGGAGCAAGCTTATCCAGCCGGCCATAAAACTCGCGAAAGATGGATTTTTAGTCACTCGTTGTCTtgcaaaatatattaaaaatgatgAGAACAAGATTATGGCCGACCCTGGATTAATAAAAGTTTACGCACCCAACGGTAACTTGTTGCAAGACGGTGACACATGTTATAACATTGAACTTGGAAATAGTTTAGAAATGATCGCGAAACAAGGGCCTCGAGCATTCTATAATGGGATCGTAGGCGAGAAACttgttcaagatgtgaaaaaaTCCGGAGGAATTTTAACAATGGAGGATTTGAGGAATTACAAAGTTGATGTCATGGATGCAATGAGTGTGGATGTTATGGGATTCACCATACTTGGAATGCCTCTTCCTTCGAGTGGTACTCTTGGGCTCTCTCTG GTCCTAAACATATTGAATAGTTATGGATTGGCGGATTTTGAAAAAAGTCCGCTGGGTCTTCATCGGTTAATCGAAGCTATGAAGCATATGTTTGCAATTCGAATGAATCTCGGTGATCCAAAATTTGTCAACACAAGACAGTATGAATCCGAAATGTTGTCTCCATCATTTGCTGCAATGCTTCGGCACAAAATATTTGATAATACTACATTTCCCCCGGATTACTACTTGAACAA ATGGAGTCAGTTGCAAGATCACGGAACTAGTCATTTCTGCATTGTTGATGCAGAAAGAAACGCTGTGTCCATGACAACTACTGTAAACTCTGGATTTGGTGGAGGTGTGCTCTCACCTTCCACGGGTATTGTTCTCAATAATGAAATGGACGATTTTGCGACGCCAACAGAAGAAACGGAAGATGGACTTCCTCCAGCTCCAGCAAATTATATTCAACCAAACAAGAGACCCTTATCTTCAATGACCCCAATTATCATTCTCAAG GGAAATCAACTAGCCGGTGTCATTGGTGGTAGTGGTGGGATGTACATTATACCGGCTGTGTTACAAGTTTTTCTTAACCGTTTTATCATTGGAATGGAACCTCTACCCGCGATTCAACACCCAAGAGTCTACATTAAG TTAATACCGAATGTGGTGTTTTATGAGAATTGGACGACCATTTGCGGGGAGCACATAGAATTCTCAGAGGAGAACAAGAGTTTCTTGAGGGATAGAGGACATGCATTGATGAGTAAAGCAGGTGGGGCTATTACTCAACTTGTTGTGCAAACCTTTCAGACACCTGCAAGAAGAGAGTTGGAAGGAAATGATCATCATCAAGGTGTTCACAATGGCATCCTAACTGCTGTGAGTGATCCAAGGAAAGACGGAAAACCTGCAGCGGTTTGA